A portion of the Choristoneura fumiferana chromosome 6, NRCan_CFum_1, whole genome shotgun sequence genome contains these proteins:
- the LOC141428560 gene encoding uncharacterized protein, whose product MTFGKGSNFNWNTCIGVTNGNYVFRTMTGNRKRSREDETCEFMPLSKRINNLHINNNLASTSVSQTQEANMVNNINLENGISSPSSSSDSERRPSYDPGISSAESKYYYENKLLFELHLERTQRLGQQYPF is encoded by the exons ATGACTTTTGGAAAGGGTTCGAACTTCAATTGGAACACATGTATTGGAGTAACCAACGGGAATTATGTCTTCAGAACTATGACAGGAAATAG AAAAAGATCCAGGGAGGATGAAACGTGCGAATTTATGCCATTATCTAAAAGGATTAATAACTTACACATAAATAACAACCTAGCAAGTACAAGTGTTTCCCAAACACAAGAAGCAAACATGGTGAATAATATTAACCTGGAGAATGGAATCTCGTCACCTAGTTCGTCATCTGATTCGGAAAGGCGGCCTAGTTATGACCCAGGAATAAGTTCAGCTGAAAGCAAATACTATTATGAAAACAAACTGTTATTTGAATTGCATTTAGAAAGAACACAAAGATTGGGTCAACAGTATCCATTTTAG